In a single window of the Rhodamnia argentea isolate NSW1041297 chromosome 2, ASM2092103v1, whole genome shotgun sequence genome:
- the LOC115750770 gene encoding wall-associated receptor kinase 2-like, which yields MQRVEGRTMVIHRLLLKVVMLGAVLGPYHNPLVAEAADYPITKRGCQSTCGNLSIPYPFGSRDSDPGCRHGPSSFTVDCDNSTGHPTPYLDNRDSNLQILDISLEHHEMRVQADFIGQACYDSAGYDASSSNFPTLTLADFRISSNKNKFIAVGCDTVASFLDREGNFAFGCMSACNDISEVTNGSCSGIGCCETSIPKNLFDYNISIYSYKNHTEVLDFNPCSYVFVTASGFYNFSSGDLSELEIDEMPLVLDWAIGNITCDVAKKSPGYMCTENTNCTNAEKGWGYKCACLEGFHGNPYLANGCQDIDECADPNKNQCNEVNGQCTNVVGSYNCSCRKGYHGDGRNDGKGCTANPNPSHLVQILVGAGAGTIVLLFSAGFRILGIQKRKLIRLKEQYFKQNGGLLLQQQLHEHDRTTNTMKIFTAEELEKATNNYDESRIVGQGGYGTVYKGLLPNGTFVAIKKSKFVEKTRIEQFVNEVIVLSHINHRNVVKLTGCCLDTEVPLLVYEFISNGTLFDRIHNRNKSSKMSWDTRLRIASDTAGVLSYLHSAASIPIIHRDVKSTNILLDDNYTAKVSDFGASRLVPLDQAELSTLVRGTLGYLDPEYLHTNQPTEKSDVYSFGVVLVEPITGKKALSFNRPEKERGLAMHFLSALKNNRLFQIVDGVIANEGNNEQVREVANVAKRCLKVKGKERPTMKEVAIELEGLKEKPNHPWMSSITLHGEEELHLLGETTDPTVYMDSSETMSIAPSDSMKNHVMTPVNSGG from the exons atgcAGAGAGTTGAAGGAAGAACCATGGTCATCCACAGGCTTCTCTTGAAAGTTGTGATGCTTGGGGCTGTATTGGGTCCATACCACAATCCCTTAGTAGCAGAAGCTGCTGATTACCCAATCACGAAGCGCGGATGCCAGAGCACTTGTGGAAACCTCTCGATTCCATACCCCTTCGGATCGAGGGATAGCGATCCCGGCTGCCGCCACGGTCCTTCCTCATTCACAGTCGATTGCGACAACTCTACCGGCCATCCGACGCCTTATCTCGATAACAGAGATAGTAACTTGCAAATACTCGACATCTCTCTCGAGCATCACGAGATGCGAGTTCAAGCAGATTTCATCGGTCAAGCCTGCTATGACTCTGCCGGGTATGATGCTAGTTCAAGCAACTTTCCCACGCTCACCCTTGCTGATTTCCGCATATCCAGCAACAAGAACAAGTTCATTGCCGTCGGTTGCGATACGGTGGCGTCCTTCTTGGACCGCGAAGGGAATTTCGCGTTTGGATGTATGTCGGCATGCAATGACATTTCCGAAGTGACTAACGGCTCGTGCTCGGGTATCGGTTGCTGCGAGACGAGCatacctaaaaatttattcgaCTACAATATCTCCATTTATAGCTATAAAAACCATACAGAAGTCCTGGATTTCAACCCTTGCAGCTACGTTTTCGTCACGGCGAGTGGTTTCTACAACTTCAGTTCTGGTGATCTTTCGGAACTTGAAATTGACGAGATGCCCCTAGTTCTTGACTGGGCAATAGGGAATATAACATGTGACGTCGCCAAGAAGAGCCCGGGCTACATGTGCACAGAAAACACCAATTGTACCAACGCTGAAAAGGGATGGGGGTACAAGTGCGCTTGTTTAGAAGGTTTCCATGGCAATCCGTATCTCGcgaatggttgtcaag ATATTGATGAATGTGCTGATCCAAATAAGAACCAGTGCAATGAAGTCAATGGACAGTGCACTAACGTTGTTGGGAGTTATAATTGTTCATGCCGCAAGGGTTATCATGGTGATGGCAGGAACGATGGGAAAGGATGCACTGCTAATCCTAATCCATCACATTTGGTGCAGATACTTGTTG GTGCTGGTGCGGGGACAATAGTGCTGCTATTTAGCGCAGGCTTTCGTATCCTGGGAATTCAAAAGAGGAAACTCATCAGGCTCAAAGAACAGTACTTTAAGCAAAACGGTGGCTTGCTCTTGCAGCAACAATTACACGAACATGACAGGACCACCAACACCATGAAAATCTTCACAGCCGAAGAGCTAGAGAAGGCCACGAACAATTACGATGAGAGCAGAATAGTTGGCCAAGGCGGATACGGTACCGTTTACAAAGGGTTGTTGCCAAACGGCACATTTGTCGCGATCAAGAAGTCCAAATTTGTGGAAAAGACCCGAATCGAGCAGTTCGTCAACGAAGTCATAGTGCTTTCTCATATTAATCACCGTAACGTCGTCAAGCTTACGGGATGTTGTTTGGATACCGAAGTGCCTTTGTTAGTGTATGAGTTCATAAGCAATGGAACTCTATTCGACCGGATCCACAATCGCAACAAATCCTCCAAGATGTCCTGGGATACCCGATTGAGAATCGCTTCGGATACCGCCGGCGTCCTTTCATATTTGCATTCCGCAGCTTCCATCCCCATAATCCATCGTGATGTCAAGTCGACAAACATCTTGCTGGACGACAACTACACTGCGAAAGTTTCTGACTTTGGAGCTTCGAGATTAGTCCCACTTGATCAAGCCGAATTGTCCACTCTAGTTCGGGGGACATTGGGATACTTGGACCCTGAATACTTGCACACAAACCAACCGACTGAAAAGAGCGATGTTTACAGCTTCGGGGTTGTGCTAGTGGAGCCGATAACCGGGAAGAAGGCGCTTTCTTTCAACCGACCCGAGAAAGAGCGGGGCTTGGCAATGCATTTTCTTTCGGCATTAAAAAACAATCGATTATTCCAAATTGTCGACGGAGTGATTGCAAATGAAGGGAACAATGAGCAAGTGAGGGAAGTCGCCAATGTCGCAAAGAGATGCTTGAAAGTAAAAGGCAAGGAGAGGCCGACCATGAAGGAAGTGGCAATTGAGTTGGAGGGACTAAAAGAGAAACCTAATCATCCATGGATGAGCAGCATCACTTTGCATGGAGAAGAGGAGCTTCATCTGCTGGGAGAGACGACCGACCCCACCGTGTACATGGATAGTAGCGAGACCATGAGCATTGCGCCCTCGGATAGCATGAAAAACCATGTCATGACACCGGTTAACAGTGGCGGATGA
- the LOC125313963 gene encoding putative wall-associated receptor kinase-like 16 produces the protein MTKQIEREREMGSKWNPSEIMRMMLAVGQLLLILASSSSSQTVSSNCQETCGGVAVPYPFGIGEGCFLNEYFSIRCNVTPPASAPKPYLWNSNIEILNISLDGELRIHTYIGKDCYTESGVRLPHSTAFARLAAFPLSSTKNKFTAIGCDTFGLIEGANGRGFSSGCLSVCTGMEDVKDGACNGIGCCQTSIPDMLLKSNASVGSWNNHTNVWSFNPCSYAFIVEEKSFTFSREDLRGMRNRTLVPSVLDWAVWKETCAEAAKDPATFACKAHSECFDFADVPGYRCNCSSGYEGNPYLGCVDIDECGDPAKNPCDGICHNVEGSYTCSCRKGYHGDGQKGEDAQGCIADRKSSPLVVILVGVGVGIVVLLFTAGFLYLGLKKRKLIRLKEQYFKQNGGLLLQQQLHERDRTTNAAKVFSAEELEKATEHYDQSRIVGRGGFGTVYKGILPNNIVVAIKKSKLVDESQTEQFINEVIVLSQINHRNVVKLLGCCLETEVPLLVYEFVNNGTLFDHIHSPSKSSKMSWEIRLRIASESAGVLSYLHSAASIPIIHRDIKSTNILLDANYTAKVADFGASRLVPLDQDELSTMVQGTLGYLDPEYLHTSQLTEKSDVYSFGVVLVELLTGKKALSFDRPEEERSLAMYFLSALKEDRLFQIVEELIVNEDNEQVRKVANLAKRCLRLKGEERPTMKEVAIELDAIRAMANHPWVSINLNPPEETVHLLGQMTDPIVYADSSTGTTNTGYTDSMKNHVMPSVSSGR, from the exons ATGACCAAacaaattgagagagagagagagatgggttcaAAGTGGAATCCTTCGGAGATAATGAGGATGATGTTGGCTGTCGGACAGTTGCTACTAATAttggcatcatcatcatcgtctcaAACTGTATCTTCCAACTGCCAAGAAACTTGCGGCGGCGTCGCCGTGCCTTACCCCTTCGGCATCGGAGAGGGCTGCTTCTTGAACGAGTACTTCTCCATCCGCTGCAACGTCACCCCGCCCGCCTCCGCCCCCAAGCCCTACTTATGGAATTCCAACATCGAAATCCTCAACATATCGCTTGACGGCGAACTCCGCATCCACACCTACATTGGCAAGGACTGCTACACCGAGTCCGGGGTGCGGCTGCCGCACTCGACCGCCTTCGCGAGGCTCGCGGCGTTCCCTTTATCCAGCACCAAGAACAAGTTCACAGCCATCGGGTGCGACACGTTCGGCCTGATCGAGGGAGCCAACGGCCGGGGCTTCTCGAGCGGCTGCCTCTCGGTGTGCACCGGGATGGAGGACGTGAAAGACGGGGCGTGCAATGGGATCGGGTGTTGCCAGACCTCGATACCCGACATGCTCCTCAAATCCAACGCCAGCGTGGGCAGCTGGAACAACCACACCAACGTGTGGAGCTTCAATCCCTGCAGTTACGCGTTCATAGTCGAAGAGAAGTCCTTCACTTTCAGTAGGGAGGATCTCCGTGGCATGAGGAACAGGACGCTGGTCCCCTCGGTGCTTGACTGGGCCGTTTGGAAAGAAACTTGCGCCGAGGCGGCCAAGGATCCGGCGACCTTCGCCTGTAAGGCGCACAGCGAGTGCTTTGACTTCGCCGATGTGCCCGGCTACCGATGTAATTGCTCTTCTGGGTATGAGGGGAATCCATACCTTGGTTGTGTAG ATATTGATGAATGTGGTGATCCAGCGAAGAACCCATGTGACGGAATTTGCCATAACGTTGAGGGGAGTTATACATGCTCATGTCGAAAGGGTTATCATGGTGATGGCCAGAAGGGCGAAGATGCACAAGGATGCATTGCTGATCGTAAATCATCACCTTTGGTGGTGATTTTGGTTG GTGTTGGTGTAGGCATAGTAGTGCTGTTATTCACTGCAGGCTTTCTGTATTTGGGACTCAAGAAAAGGAAACTCATCAGGCTCAAAGAACAATACTTCAAGCAAAATGGTGGCTTGCTTTTGCAGCAACAATTACATGAACGTGACAGAACCACAAATGCCGCGAAAGTCTTCAGCGCTGAAGAGCTAGAGAAGGCCACCGAGCATTATGACCAGAGCAGAATAGTTGGCCGAGGAGGATTCGGCACCGTTTACAAGGGTATCTTGCCAAATAACATCGTAGTTGCAATTAAGAAGTCCAAGCTCGTGGATGAGAGCCAAACCGAGCAGTTCATTAATGAAGTCATAGTGCTTTCCCAGATTAATCATCGAAATGTGGTCAAGTTATTGGGGTGTTGTTTGGAAACAGAAGTGCCTCTGTTAGTGTATGAGTTTGTGAACAATGGGACTCTCTTCGATCACATCCACAGCCCGAGCAAGTCCTCCAAGATGTCCTGGGAGATCCGGTTGAGAATCGCCTCGGAAAGTGCAGGAGTCCTATCTTACTTGCACTCCGCAGCTTCCATTCCCATAATCCATCGGGACATCAAGTCGACGAACATCCTCTTGGATGCTAATTACACTGCAAAAGTAGCCGACTTCGGAGCTTCGCGATTAGTCCCGCTTGATCAAGACGAACTGTCTACTATGGTTCAGGGAACATTGGGATACTTAGACCCTGAATACCTACACACTAGCCAGTTGACCGAAAAAAGTGATGTTTATAGCTTTGGGGTTGTGCTAGTCGAGCTGTTGACAGGGAAGAAGGCGCTCTCCTTCGATCGACCGGAAGAAGAGAGGAGCTTGGCCATGTACTTTCTGTCGGCATTGAAAGAAGACCGACTGTTTCAGATTGTTGAGGAGCTCATTGTGAACGAAGACAATGAGCAAGTGAGGAAAGTTGCCAATCTTGCAAAGAGGTGCTTGAGATTAAAAGGCGAGGAGAGGCCAACCATGAAGGAAGTGGCAATTGAATTGGACGCAATTAGGGCAATGGCTAACCATCCGTGGGTTAGTATCAATTTGAATCCACCAGAAGAGACGGTTCATTTACTCGGACAGATGACTGACCCCATTGTTTATGCAGATAGTAGTACTGGGACAACGAACACAGGGTATACTGATAGCATGAAAAACCATGTCATGCCATCAGTTAGTAGTGGCAGATGA
- the LOC115750759 gene encoding probable methyltransferase PMT25 — protein MASGNFSPFDVRKSSNHCSRLAVVVFVAFSLSAIWIFLPSSSTFPVQNPDLLHQENNNLGRKVTDGSSGNTQIQNPDVANNDKRTIETGSGNAVQQAKADSANTAGANQEEKIPEDSTNMKTSSANTPDKSDIESKFEDGTEDIQKSNQHESVESGEKPNVETRKTDGGQHDGEQSMASEGSDSDEKLNWSKGNDSDVDDSTKRPNAQDSFDEVKQEEKEVKQNSQSVREDQDKNNEPEVADNNLETQEMIQESNDQSDSFNEITAQQGSMSKEPNDYVWRVCNTTAGPDYIPCLDNVYAVRRLPTTMHYEHRERHCPDDAPTCLVPLPAGYRKPIQWPISRDKIWFYNVPHTELARIKGRQNWVKVAGEYLIFPGGGTQFVHGAIPYIDRIEDANPAIAWGKRTRVILDVGCGVGSFGGYLFERDVLTMSFAPKDEHEAQVQFALERGIPAILAVMGTKRLPFPGGVFDAIHCARCRVPWHIEGGKLLLELNRLLRPGGYFVWSATPLYRKDPENVGIWKEMSKLTTAMCWNFTVIKKDKLNKVSIAMYRKPTSNECYESRTQNEPPLCNDLEDANSAWNVTLQACMHKVPTDMSERGSQWPENWPLRLGKPPYWLNKVAVYGKVAQGDFNADYEHWKNVVSQTYLNGIGISWSSIRNVMDMRALYGGFAAALKDLKVWVMNVILIDSPDTLPIIYERGLIGIYHDWCESFNTYPRSYDLLHADYLFATLKKRCKLVPVLAEVDRILRPEGILIVRDDMEIISEIESMAKSLQWEVRFAHSEDNTGLLCVQKTFWRPVDVETITSAIA, from the exons ATGGCTTCAGGAAATTTTTCTCCATTCGATGTGAGAAAATCATCAAATCACTGTTCGAGGCTTGCTGTGGTTGTGTTTGTGGCATTTAGCTTATCTGCGATTTGGATattccttccatcttcatctacTTTTCCAGTTCAGAATCCTGACTTGCTACATCAAGAGAATAATAATTTGGGACGAAAAGTAACTGATGGAAGCTCAGGGAATACTCAAATTCAAAACCCGGATGTTGCAAACAATGACAAAAGAACAATTGAAACAGGGTCCGGGAATGCAGTTCAGCAAGCCAAGGCTGATTCTGCTAATACAGCGGGAGCAAACCAGGAAGAGAAAATACCAGAGGACAGCACTAATATGAAGACATCCTCAGCAAACACACCTGACAAATCTGACATTGAGTCTAAATTTGAGGATGGAACAGAGGATATACAGAAAAGTAACCAGCACGAGAGCGTTGAGTCTGGAGAGAAACCAAATGTGGAAACGAGAAAAACAGATGGAGGTCAACATGATGGAGAACAAAGTATGGCTAGTGAAGGATCTGATTCTGATGAAAAGTTGAATTGGTCAAAAGGAAATGATTCTGACGTGGATGATAGCACCAAAAGACCGAATGCTCAGGACAGCTTTGATGAGGTTAAGCAGGAAGAAAAAGAGGTCAAGCAGAATAGTCAGAGTGTTCGGGAAGATCAAGACAAGAATAATGAACCAGAGGTTGCTGACAATAACCTAGAAACTCAGGAAATGATTCAGGAGTCCAATGATCAGTCGGATAGTTTCAATGAGATAACTGCTCAACAAGGCTCAATGTCTAAGGAACCAAATGACTATGTCTGGAGAGTTTGTAATACCACGGCTGGGCCAGACTACATCCCTTGCCTTGACAATGTATATGCTGTCAGAAGGCTTCCTACTACAATGCATTATGAACATCGAGAGAGGCACTGCCCTGATGATGCTCCTACCTGTCTTGTTCCTCTACCAGCAGGATACAGAAAGCCAATTCAATGGCCTATAAGCAGGGATAag ATATGGTTTTACAATGTGCCACACACCGAGCTTGCAAGGATTAAGGGACGTCAAAACTGGGTTAAAGTTGCTGGTGAATATCTCATATTCCCTGGAGGTGGAACCCAGTTTGTTCATGGCGCTATCCCCTATATTGATCGGATTGAAGAT GCAAATCCTGCTATTGCATGGGGGAAGAGAACCCGGGTGATATTAGATGTTGGATGTGGTGTAGGAAGTTTCGGAGGTTATCTATTTGAAAGGGATGTTCTTACTATGTCGTTTGCTCCCAAAGATGAGCATGAAGCTCAAGTTCAGTTCGCACTTGAACGGGGTATTCCGGCCATACTAGCAGTCATGGGCACCAAAAGGCTACCATTTCCTGGTGGGGTTTTCGATGCTATTCACTGTGCTCGCTGCAGAGTCCCTTGGCACATAGAAG GGGGCAAACTTCTCTTGGAGCTTAACCGCCTCTTACGGCCAGGTGGTTACTTTGTTTGGTCTGCTACTCCACTTTATCGAAAGGATCCAGAAAATGTTGGCATTTGGAAAG AAATGTCCAAACTGACTACGGCTATGTGCTGGAATTTCACGGTGATTAAAAAGGACAAACTGAACAAAGTGTCCATTGCAATGTACAGGAAACCGACATCTAATGAGTGCTACGAAAGTAGAACCCAAAATGAACCTCCACTCTGCAATGACTTGGAGGATGCAAACTCAGCTTG GAATGTGACACTGCAAGCCTGCATGCATAAGGTGCCTACAGACATGTCGGAACGTGGGTCTCAGTGGCCTGAGAATTGGCCACTTCGTTTGGGAAAACCACCTTACTGGCTGAATAAAGTTGCAGTATATGGCAAGGTGGCCCAAGGAGATTTTAATGCTGACTATGAGCACTGGAAAAATGTAGTCTCCCAAACATATTTGAATGGGATTGGCATCAGCTGGTCTTCTATTAGGAATGTCATGGATATGAGAGCTCTCTATGGAGG GTTTGCTGCTGCCCTTAAGGACTTAAAAGTGTGGGTAATGAATGTTATCCTGATTGACTCTCCTGACACACTTCCTATTATCTACGAGCGTGGTCTAATTGGAATATACCATGATTGGTGTGAATCATTCAACACCTACCCAAGATCATATGATCTCCTCCATGCGGATTATCTCTTTGCCACTCTCAAgaagag GTGCAAGTTGGTTCCAGTTCTTGCAGAAGTTGATCGGATCTTGAGGCCAGAAGGAATTCTAATTGTTAGGGATGATATGGAGATTATATCTGAGATTGAGAGTATGGCTAAATCTCTGCAATGGGAGGTCAGATTCGCACACTCAGAGGACAACACGGGGTTGCTTTGTGTTCAGAAGACATTTTGGCGTCCGGTCGATGTGGAAACAATTACTTCGGCCATTGCTTGA